The following are from one region of the Variovorax sp. V213 genome:
- a CDS encoding DUF1178 family protein: MKVLDLRCSHGHGFEGWFASNEAFETQLSAGLVECPVCADTRIVKLLSAPRLNLGNAKEPAGAAAAPGPASAAKAQLPAEMSPEARWMRAVREVLAKTEDVGERFADEARKMHYGEAEERGIRGQATREQTEALLEEGIPVMPLPIPAALKETLQ; this comes from the coding sequence ATGAAGGTTCTCGATCTACGCTGCTCGCATGGCCACGGCTTCGAAGGCTGGTTTGCGTCCAACGAGGCGTTTGAAACCCAACTCTCGGCCGGCCTCGTCGAGTGCCCGGTCTGTGCCGACACGCGCATCGTCAAGCTGCTGAGCGCGCCGCGCCTCAACCTTGGCAATGCGAAGGAACCCGCGGGTGCCGCCGCAGCGCCGGGCCCTGCTTCGGCTGCCAAGGCGCAGTTGCCGGCCGAAATGTCTCCCGAGGCGCGCTGGATGCGCGCCGTGCGCGAGGTTCTCGCGAAGACCGAGGACGTCGGCGAGCGTTTTGCCGACGAGGCTCGCAAGATGCACTACGGCGAAGCCGAAGAGCGCGGAATCCGCGGCCAGGCCACCCGCGAGCAGACCGAAGCGCTGCTCGAAGAAGGCATTCCGGTGATGCCGCTGCCGATACCCGCCGCGCTCAAGGAAACGCTGCAGTAA
- a CDS encoding ABC transporter transmembrane domain-containing protein, with protein sequence MASSPLSSPAKGSPRSLSGLNPFLRPYRIQIVLAGIFLVFAAITTLVFPLALRSLIDGGLVSADKGAQTMALREHFGALFAVAVALGLFSAARFYTVSWLGERVTADLRNAVYGHVLRQSPAFFETTQTGEVLSRLTADTTLVQTVVGSSLSMGLRNAVMGVGALAVLIWTNPYVMVQVLGILVLVVLPSMWFGRRVRKLSRASQDRVADSSAIAAEVLNAIPVVQSYTAESREAGRFNASTENAFRTAVRRTKARSVLVAFIIIATSAALLWGLYQGTQAVLRGDITAGHLGQTVVYVAILASATAVLGEVYGDLLRAAGATERLMELLHAPAAIVSPPDPAAAPVPVAGSAVKLEAVTFHYPSRPGTPALKNFSLDIAPGETVALVGSSGAGKSTVFQLLLRYYDPQSGRLLLDGVPLASLALRDLRTRIGLVPQDAVIFSASAFENIRYGRPDATADEVHAAARAAFAHDFLQALPEGYDTFLGERGVRLSGGQRQRIAIARAILKNPPLLLLDEATSALDAESERMVQAALESAMEGRTTLVIAHRLATVQKADRIIVLDHGGIVEHGTHATLVAQGGVYARLAALQFAA encoded by the coding sequence ATGGCTTCTTCCCCTCTGTCTTCACCAGCCAAGGGCTCGCCCCGATCGCTGTCGGGCCTGAACCCTTTTCTACGGCCATACCGCATCCAGATCGTTCTGGCGGGCATTTTTCTGGTGTTCGCCGCGATCACGACCCTGGTCTTTCCGCTGGCGCTGCGCAGCCTGATCGATGGCGGGCTGGTCAGCGCCGACAAGGGTGCGCAGACCATGGCGCTGCGCGAGCACTTCGGCGCTCTCTTCGCCGTGGCCGTGGCCCTGGGTCTTTTTTCGGCCGCGCGCTTCTACACGGTGAGCTGGCTCGGCGAGCGCGTCACCGCAGACCTGCGCAATGCCGTGTACGGCCACGTGCTGCGGCAGAGCCCGGCGTTCTTCGAAACGACCCAGACCGGCGAAGTGCTGTCGCGCCTGACGGCCGACACCACGCTGGTACAGACGGTGGTCGGCTCGTCGCTGAGCATGGGGCTGCGCAACGCGGTCATGGGCGTGGGCGCCCTGGCGGTGCTGATCTGGACCAACCCCTACGTGATGGTCCAGGTGCTGGGCATCCTGGTGCTGGTGGTGCTGCCCAGCATGTGGTTCGGCCGCCGCGTGCGCAAGCTCTCGCGCGCCAGCCAGGACCGGGTGGCCGACTCGAGCGCCATCGCGGCCGAGGTGCTCAATGCCATTCCGGTGGTGCAGAGCTACACCGCCGAATCGCGTGAAGCAGGCCGCTTCAATGCATCGACCGAAAATGCCTTCAGGACCGCGGTGCGCCGCACCAAGGCGCGTTCGGTGCTGGTGGCCTTCATCATCATCGCCACCTCGGCAGCGCTGCTCTGGGGCCTGTACCAGGGCACGCAGGCCGTGCTGCGCGGCGACATCACGGCCGGCCACCTGGGCCAGACGGTGGTCTACGTGGCCATTCTCGCGAGCGCGACCGCCGTGCTCGGCGAGGTCTACGGCGACCTGCTGCGGGCGGCCGGCGCGACGGAGCGCCTGATGGAACTGCTTCATGCGCCGGCGGCGATCGTCTCCCCGCCGGATCCGGCAGCTGCGCCCGTTCCTGTGGCGGGCAGCGCCGTCAAGCTCGAGGCGGTGACTTTTCACTACCCCTCGCGCCCCGGCACGCCGGCGCTGAAGAACTTCAGCCTCGACATCGCGCCCGGCGAAACGGTGGCGCTGGTGGGCTCGAGCGGCGCGGGCAAGAGCACGGTGTTCCAGTTGCTGCTGCGCTATTACGACCCCCAGTCAGGGCGGCTGCTGCTCGACGGCGTGCCGCTGGCCTCGCTCGCGCTGCGCGATCTGCGCACCCGCATCGGCCTGGTGCCGCAGGATGCCGTGATCTTCTCGGCCAGCGCTTTCGAAAACATCCGCTACGGACGCCCCGACGCAACCGCCGACGAGGTGCATGCCGCCGCCCGCGCGGCCTTTGCACACGACTTTCTGCAGGCATTGCCCGAGGGCTACGACACCTTCCTCGGCGAGCGCGGGGTGCGCTTGTCGGGCGGACAGCGCCAGCGCATCGCGATCGCGCGCGCCATTCTCAAGAACCCGCCACTCCTGTTGCTGGACGAAGCGACGAGCGCGCTCGATGCGGAGAGCGAGCGCATGGTGCAGGCGGCGCTCGAATCGGCAATGGAAGGCCGGACCACGCTCGTCATTGCGCACCGCCTGGCCACGGTCCAGAAGGCCGACCGCATCATCGTGCTCGACCATGGCGGCATCGTCGAACACGGAACGCATGCCACGCTGGTAGCGCAAGGCGGGGTGTACGCCCGCCTGGCGGCCCTTCAATTCGCGGCTTGA
- a CDS encoding MarR family winged helix-turn-helix transcriptional regulator, whose protein sequence is MSDADTPPDTSQAPPASRDPERRPADFYRAETYQAEESIGYLMRRILSAVAQAVETRMCEPGSPTFPQWLPLYKLHVGAATTVAELARACELDAGAMTRLLDRLEAKGLCRRVRSLEDRRVVNIELTEEGRAAAKEVPHVLSRVQNEHLAGFTNEEWEQLKGYLRRILDNAQALAARGEKND, encoded by the coding sequence ATGAGCGATGCAGATACCCCGCCCGATACTTCCCAGGCCCCACCGGCCTCCCGCGACCCCGAGCGCCGGCCGGCCGACTTTTACCGTGCCGAAACCTACCAGGCCGAGGAAAGCATCGGGTACTTGATGCGGCGCATATTGAGCGCAGTGGCCCAGGCAGTGGAAACCCGCATGTGCGAGCCCGGCAGCCCGACCTTTCCCCAGTGGCTGCCGCTGTACAAGCTGCACGTCGGCGCGGCCACCACCGTGGCCGAACTGGCCCGCGCCTGCGAGCTCGACGCCGGTGCCATGACGCGCCTGCTCGACCGCCTCGAGGCCAAGGGCCTGTGCCGCCGCGTTCGCTCGCTCGAAGACCGCCGCGTGGTCAATATCGAACTCACCGAAGAAGGCCGCGCCGCCGCCAAGGAAGTCCCGCACGTACTGAGCCGTGTGCAGAACGAGCACCTGGCGGGTTTCACCAACGAAGAGTGGGAGCAGCTCAAGGGTTACCTGCGCCGCATCCTCGACAACGCGCAGGCCCTCGCAGCCCGTGGAGAAAAAAATGACTGA
- a CDS encoding efflux transporter outer membrane subunit: MTESLAARAVRRTPVVAAAAILMVALAGCADMAGIGSEAKLRDASSLGIAADGSAATVPSVDRQWWLAFGDAQLNTLIDQAVAGNPNLQVARARLARAQASADIAESALKPKVNGELDLNRQKFNSNYIYPAPLGGSTQNIGLLQLGASWELDFFGKNRTALEAAIGSANAAAADADAARVLLASNVARSYFQWARLNEQLGVAQRTLAQRDETLKLVRDRVSAGLDTRLELRQSEGGLPEARQQIEALNEQIALQQHALDALVGQPNVSASLKPPMLEAVKPIALQANIPADLLGRRADIAAARWRVEAATSDVANARTQFYPNVNLTAFVGFQSLGFGKLLKSGSEQWGVGPAIHLPIFEGGRLRANLRGKAADLDAAIESYNATVLDAVRDAADQVSSAQSIARQQAEQRAAQTAAEGAYDIAVQRYRAGLGNYLNVLTAETAVLAQRRLAVDLAARALDTQVGLARALGGGWQPPATATAAAPAPSASN; encoded by the coding sequence ATGACTGAATCCCTTGCCGCGCGCGCTGTGCGCCGCACCCCCGTCGTCGCCGCTGCTGCAATCCTGATGGTCGCGCTGGCCGGTTGTGCCGACATGGCCGGCATCGGCTCGGAGGCCAAGCTTCGCGATGCTTCTTCGCTTGGCATTGCCGCGGACGGCAGCGCTGCCACCGTGCCGAGCGTCGATCGCCAATGGTGGCTGGCCTTCGGCGATGCGCAGCTCAACACGCTGATCGACCAGGCGGTGGCCGGCAATCCGAACCTCCAGGTGGCGCGCGCGCGCCTCGCGCGGGCGCAGGCTTCCGCGGACATCGCCGAGTCGGCCTTGAAACCCAAGGTCAATGGCGAACTCGACCTGAACCGCCAGAAGTTCAACAGCAACTACATCTATCCCGCACCGCTGGGCGGCTCGACGCAGAACATCGGCCTGCTGCAGCTGGGCGCCAGCTGGGAGCTCGACTTCTTCGGCAAGAACCGCACCGCGCTCGAAGCCGCCATCGGCAGCGCCAATGCCGCGGCGGCCGATGCCGACGCCGCGCGCGTACTGCTGGCCAGCAACGTGGCGCGCAGCTACTTCCAGTGGGCGCGCCTGAACGAGCAACTCGGCGTGGCGCAGCGCACGCTGGCCCAGCGCGACGAAACGCTCAAGCTCGTGCGCGACCGTGTGTCTGCGGGCCTCGACACCCGCCTCGAACTGCGCCAGAGCGAAGGCGGCTTGCCCGAAGCGCGCCAGCAGATCGAAGCACTCAACGAGCAGATCGCGCTACAGCAGCACGCACTCGATGCGCTCGTGGGCCAGCCCAACGTGTCCGCATCGCTCAAGCCGCCGATGCTGGAGGCCGTCAAGCCCATCGCACTGCAGGCCAACATTCCGGCCGACCTGCTGGGCCGCCGCGCCGACATTGCCGCCGCGCGCTGGCGCGTCGAGGCCGCCACCAGCGACGTGGCCAATGCCAGGACCCAGTTCTATCCCAACGTGAATCTCACGGCCTTCGTCGGCTTCCAGAGCCTGGGATTCGGCAAGCTGCTCAAGTCGGGCAGCGAGCAGTGGGGCGTGGGTCCCGCGATCCACCTGCCGATCTTCGAAGGCGGCCGCCTGCGCGCCAACCTGCGCGGCAAGGCGGCCGATCTGGACGCCGCGATCGAGAGCTACAACGCCACCGTCCTCGACGCGGTGCGCGACGCGGCCGACCAGGTGTCGAGCGCGCAGTCGATCGCCCGCCAGCAGGCTGAACAGCGCGCCGCGCAGACGGCGGCCGAAGGTGCCTACGACATCGCGGTGCAGCGTTACCGCGCCGGCCTCGGCAACTACCTCAATGTGCTGACCGCGGAAACCGCCGTGCTCGCGCAGCGCCGGCTGGCGGTCGATCTTGCCGCCCGCGCGCTCGACACGCAGGTGGGCCTGGCGCGCGCTCTCGGTGGCGGCTGGCAGCCGCCGGCGACCGCCACCGCCGCGGCGCCCGCGCCGTCCGCATCGAACTGA
- a CDS encoding efflux RND transporter periplasmic adaptor subunit, which translates to MSDNNTPTPAASAAPTTAPAAPADNGKRRRALTALAAVVIVAGGGWGLYEWLVASHYEDTDNAYVQGNVIQITPQIGGTVMAINADDTDFVKAGQPLVQLDPADAKVALEQAEAALAQAVRQVRTLYANNGSLAAQVTLRQADIVKAQSDIAKAQDDLQRRRALSGNGAVSKEELNHAETALDNARSQLAAAQAGVVAAREALTSNQSLTEGTSVAQHPSVLAAAAKVREAYLATQRVALPAPVDGYVAKRTVQLGQRVAAGTPMMSIVPLNQLWVDANFKEVQLRNIRIDQPVKLKADVYGKKVEYTGKVAGLGVGTGSAFALLPAQNATGNWIKVVQRVPVRIALDPEQLKANPLRIGLSMDAEIDISQKSGKMLADAPRATAMSQTQVYSKLDQGADAEVDRIVAANLGRGAPAASAAPATGRSATPAANAATAAQGASQSHPG; encoded by the coding sequence ATGAGCGACAACAACACCCCGACGCCCGCTGCTTCCGCAGCCCCCACCACCGCACCCGCAGCGCCTGCCGACAACGGCAAGCGCCGCCGCGCGCTGACCGCGCTCGCCGCGGTGGTGATCGTCGCCGGCGGCGGCTGGGGACTCTACGAATGGCTGGTTGCCAGCCACTACGAAGACACCGACAACGCCTACGTGCAGGGCAACGTCATCCAGATCACGCCGCAGATCGGCGGCACCGTCATGGCCATCAACGCCGACGACACCGACTTCGTGAAGGCCGGCCAGCCGCTGGTGCAGCTGGACCCCGCCGATGCGAAGGTGGCGCTCGAGCAGGCCGAAGCCGCGCTCGCGCAGGCCGTGCGCCAGGTACGCACGCTGTACGCCAACAATGGCTCGCTGGCGGCGCAGGTCACGCTGCGACAGGCCGACATCGTCAAGGCGCAGAGCGACATCGCCAAGGCGCAGGACGACCTGCAGCGCCGCCGCGCGCTGTCGGGCAATGGCGCGGTTTCGAAGGAAGAGCTCAACCACGCCGAGACGGCGCTCGACAATGCCAGGAGCCAGCTTGCGGCCGCGCAGGCCGGCGTGGTGGCCGCGCGCGAAGCGCTGACCAGCAACCAGTCGCTGACCGAGGGCACCAGCGTGGCCCAGCACCCGAGCGTGCTGGCCGCCGCCGCCAAGGTGCGCGAGGCGTACCTGGCCACGCAGCGCGTGGCGCTGCCCGCGCCGGTCGACGGCTACGTTGCCAAGCGCACCGTGCAGCTCGGCCAGCGCGTCGCGGCGGGCACGCCGATGATGTCGATCGTGCCGCTCAACCAGCTGTGGGTCGACGCCAACTTCAAGGAAGTGCAGCTGCGCAACATCCGCATCGACCAGCCGGTGAAGCTCAAGGCCGACGTCTACGGCAAGAAGGTTGAATACACCGGCAAGGTCGCGGGCCTCGGCGTGGGTACCGGCAGCGCCTTTGCGCTGCTGCCGGCGCAGAACGCCACCGGCAACTGGATCAAGGTGGTGCAGCGCGTGCCGGTGCGCATCGCGCTCGACCCCGAGCAGCTCAAGGCCAACCCGCTGCGCATCGGCCTTTCGATGGATGCCGAGATCGACATCTCGCAGAAGAGCGGCAAGATGCTGGCCGATGCGCCGCGTGCCACCGCCATGTCGCAGACGCAGGTCTACAGCAAGCTCGACCAGGGCGCCGACGCCGAAGTCGATCGCATCGTGGCCGCGAATCTCGGGCGCGGCGCGCCGGCAGCTTCCGCGGCGCCGGCAACGGGCCGCTCGGCCACGCCGGCAGCCAATGCCGCGACCGCTGCGCAAGGTGCTTCGCAATCCCATCCCGGCTGA
- a CDS encoding DHA2 family efflux MFS transporter permease subunit: MATAAPAYVAHPPLEGAARVWGTIALSAATFMNVLDSSIANVSLPAISGDLGVSTTQGTWVITSFAVANAIAVPLTGFMTQRFGQVRLFMASVILFMIASLLCGLAPNMTTLILFRALQGFVAGPMIPLSQTLLLSSYPRAKAGLAMAMWSMTTLVAPVMGPLLGGWITDNISWPWIFYINIPVGIVAAAITWALYRKRESTTHKVPIDAIGLALLVLWVGSMQLMLDKGKELDWFHSPEIVTMAVIAVVGFAFFLIWELTDKHPVVDLSLFKRRNFWSGAVATAVAYGLFFGNVVLLPLWLQQWMGYTATQAGMIMAPVGLLAIFFSPVVGLTVAKIDPRRYATFSFLVFALVLWMRSNFNTQADFVTIIIPTIIQGIAMAFFFIPLVTITLSGLTPDRIPAASGLSNFLRITAGAMGTSITTTLWENRAALHHSQLAESVNQGNNAATSAMSGLASSGLSTEQVLGQINRLVDQQSFMLATNDIFYASAILFLLLIPLVWLARPQKGGAGGDAAAGAH; encoded by the coding sequence ATGGCCACTGCTGCTCCCGCGTACGTCGCGCATCCGCCGCTCGAGGGCGCCGCCCGCGTCTGGGGCACGATCGCGCTCTCTGCCGCCACCTTCATGAACGTGCTCGACTCGTCGATCGCGAACGTGTCGCTGCCGGCCATTTCAGGCGACCTGGGCGTGAGCACCACGCAAGGCACCTGGGTCATCACCAGCTTCGCGGTGGCCAACGCCATCGCGGTGCCGCTCACGGGTTTCATGACCCAGCGCTTCGGCCAGGTGCGGCTTTTCATGGCCAGCGTGATCCTGTTCATGATCGCCTCGCTGCTGTGCGGCCTGGCGCCGAACATGACGACGCTGATCCTGTTCCGCGCGCTGCAGGGCTTCGTTGCCGGTCCGATGATTCCGCTGTCGCAGACGCTGCTGCTGTCGAGCTATCCGCGCGCGAAAGCCGGTCTCGCGATGGCAATGTGGTCGATGACGACGCTGGTCGCGCCGGTGATGGGGCCGCTCCTGGGCGGCTGGATCACCGACAACATCTCGTGGCCGTGGATCTTCTACATCAACATCCCGGTCGGCATCGTCGCGGCCGCCATCACCTGGGCGCTCTACCGCAAGCGTGAAAGCACCACGCACAAGGTGCCGATCGACGCCATCGGCCTCGCGCTGCTGGTGCTGTGGGTCGGCTCGATGCAACTCATGCTCGACAAGGGCAAGGAGCTGGACTGGTTCCATTCGCCCGAGATCGTCACGATGGCGGTCATCGCGGTGGTCGGCTTCGCGTTCTTCCTCATCTGGGAGCTGACCGACAAGCATCCGGTGGTCGACCTGTCGCTCTTCAAGCGCCGCAACTTCTGGTCGGGCGCGGTGGCAACCGCCGTGGCCTACGGCCTGTTCTTCGGCAACGTGGTGCTGCTGCCGCTGTGGCTGCAGCAGTGGATGGGCTACACCGCCACGCAGGCCGGCATGATCATGGCGCCGGTGGGCCTGCTTGCCATCTTCTTCTCGCCGGTGGTCGGGCTCACGGTCGCCAAGATCGATCCGCGCCGCTACGCCACCTTCTCGTTCCTGGTGTTTGCGTTGGTGCTGTGGATGCGGTCGAACTTCAACACGCAGGCCGACTTCGTGACGATCATCATCCCGACGATCATCCAGGGCATTGCGATGGCGTTCTTCTTCATCCCGCTCGTGACCATCACGCTGTCGGGCCTGACGCCCGATCGCATTCCCGCGGCCTCGGGCCTGTCGAACTTCCTGCGGATCACCGCGGGCGCCATGGGCACGTCGATCACCACCACGCTTTGGGAGAACCGGGCCGCACTGCATCACTCGCAGCTGGCGGAATCGGTGAACCAGGGCAACAACGCGGCGACCAGCGCCATGTCCGGCCTGGCGAGCAGCGGCTTGAGTACGGAGCAGGTGCTGGGGCAGATCAACCGCCTGGTCGACCAGCAGTCATTCATGCTGGCCACGAACGACATCTTCTACGCTTCGGCGATCCTGTTCCTGCTGTTGATTCCGCTGGTGTGGCTGGCAAGGCCGCAAAAAGGCGGCGCGGGCGGCGATGCCGCGGCAGGCGCGCACTAG
- a CDS encoding AGE family epimerase/isomerase — protein MPNFRSPDFLTDHILHTLAFYEPVARDSSGGFFHFFKDDGTVYDRRTRHLVSSTRFVFNHAMAHRRFGRPEDLAAARHGLAFVQHAHARPGGGYAWQIDWHDARTTVQDDTNHCYGLAFVLLAHAHALMAGIGEARAGLERTWDLMEQRFWEPQHALYADEASADWHVKPYRGQNANMHACEAMLAAFEATQEARYLDRALTLAESVTGRQAALADGLVWEHYREDWSVDWDYNRGDKSNIFRPWGFQTGHLTEWAKLLLQLERALVAAGREAAWIVPRARHFFDTAMLRGWDADNGGLVYGFGPDGAVCDGDKYFWVQAESFAAAALLAVRTGVAGYWDWYGRIWAYSWAHFVDHRHGAWYRILTPDNRKISDEKSPAGKTDYHTMGACYDVLRALGA, from the coding sequence ATGCCGAACTTCCGCTCGCCCGATTTCCTGACAGACCACATCCTGCACACGCTGGCCTTCTACGAGCCGGTCGCCCGCGACTCATCCGGAGGCTTCTTCCACTTCTTCAAGGACGACGGCACGGTGTACGACCGGCGCACGCGGCACCTTGTGAGCAGCACGCGCTTCGTCTTCAACCATGCAATGGCCCACCGGCGCTTCGGCAGGCCGGAAGACCTTGCAGCCGCGCGCCACGGCCTGGCTTTCGTGCAGCATGCGCACGCGCGGCCGGGCGGCGGCTACGCATGGCAGATCGACTGGCACGACGCACGCACCACGGTGCAGGACGACACGAACCATTGCTACGGCCTTGCCTTCGTGCTGCTCGCGCACGCGCACGCACTGATGGCCGGCATCGGCGAAGCACGCGCAGGGCTGGAGCGCACCTGGGATTTGATGGAACAGCGTTTCTGGGAGCCGCAACATGCGCTCTATGCGGACGAGGCCAGCGCCGACTGGCATGTGAAACCCTATAGAGGCCAGAATGCCAACATGCACGCGTGTGAAGCGATGCTCGCCGCATTCGAAGCCACGCAAGAGGCGCGCTATCTCGATCGTGCGCTCACGCTCGCCGAATCGGTCACGGGCCGGCAGGCCGCGCTGGCCGACGGGCTGGTCTGGGAGCACTACCGCGAAGACTGGTCAGTCGACTGGGACTACAACCGCGGCGACAAAAGCAACATCTTCCGGCCCTGGGGCTTCCAGACCGGCCATCTCACCGAATGGGCCAAGCTGTTGCTTCAGCTGGAGCGCGCGCTGGTTGCCGCAGGCCGCGAGGCAGCGTGGATCGTGCCGCGCGCCCGGCACTTCTTCGACACTGCCATGCTGCGCGGCTGGGATGCCGACAACGGCGGGCTGGTCTACGGATTCGGCCCCGATGGCGCGGTGTGCGACGGCGACAAGTACTTCTGGGTCCAGGCCGAAAGCTTTGCCGCCGCTGCCCTCCTGGCCGTGCGCACCGGCGTCGCCGGCTACTGGGACTGGTACGGCCGCATCTGGGCCTACAGCTGGGCGCACTTCGTCGACCATCGGCACGGCGCGTGGTATCGCATCCTCACGCCGGACAATCGCAAGATCAGCGACGAAAAGAGCCCGGCCGGCAAGACCGACTATCACACCATGGGTGCGTGCTACGACGTGCTGCGCGCACTCGGCGCCTGA
- a CDS encoding ABC transporter ATP-binding protein has product MSDVILETRQLTKEFKGFTAVSKVNLSVVRGSIHALIGPNGAGKTTCFNLLTKFLEPTSGTILFNGHDITGERPAQIARRGIIRSFQISAVFPHLTLLENVRLGLQRALGTSYHFWRSEKTLRPLDARARELLAEVGLADQADELTVNLPYGHKRALEIATTLAMDPELMLLDEPTQGMGHEDVHRVAELIKRVSAGRTILMVEHNMSVVSTIADTITVLQRGAVLAEGPYAEVSNNPQVMEAYMGTTDGQLQGAH; this is encoded by the coding sequence ATGAGCGACGTCATCCTCGAAACACGCCAGCTCACCAAGGAATTCAAGGGGTTCACTGCGGTCAGCAAGGTCAACCTCTCGGTCGTGCGCGGATCGATCCATGCACTCATCGGCCCCAACGGGGCCGGCAAGACCACCTGCTTCAACCTGCTCACCAAGTTTCTCGAGCCGACCAGCGGCACGATCCTGTTCAACGGGCATGACATCACGGGCGAGCGGCCGGCGCAAATTGCCCGGCGCGGCATCATTCGCTCGTTCCAGATCTCGGCGGTGTTTCCGCACCTCACGCTGCTCGAGAACGTGCGCCTCGGACTGCAGCGCGCGCTCGGTACCTCTTACCACTTCTGGAGAAGCGAGAAGACGCTCAGGCCGCTCGATGCGCGCGCCCGCGAACTGCTGGCCGAAGTCGGCCTGGCGGACCAGGCCGACGAGCTGACCGTGAACCTGCCGTACGGCCACAAGCGAGCGCTCGAGATCGCCACCACGCTCGCCATGGACCCCGAACTCATGCTGCTCGACGAACCGACCCAGGGCATGGGCCACGAAGACGTGCACCGCGTGGCGGAGCTCATCAAGCGCGTGTCTGCGGGCCGCACCATCCTGATGGTCGAGCACAACATGAGCGTGGTCTCGACCATTGCCGACACCATCACCGTGCTGCAGCGAGGGGCCGTGCTGGCCGAAGGCCCCTACGCCGAGGTTTCGAACAACCCCCAGGTCATGGAAGCCTACATGGGCACCACGGACGGCCAATTGCAGGGGGCGCATTGA
- a CDS encoding ABC transporter ATP-binding protein — protein MTAALQIKGLQAWYGESHVLHGVDMVVQPGEVVTLLGRNGAGRTSTLRAIMGLTGTRKGSIEINGKETIGMPTHRIAHLGIGYCPEERGIFASLSAEENLMLPPALKGAGQGMSVAEIYDMFPNLAERRNSPGTRLSGGEQQMLAVARILRTGAKLLLLDEISEGLAPVIVQALARMIHTLRAKGYTIVMVEQNFRFAAPLADRFYVMEHGRMVEAFGAKELDAKMPVLSELLGV, from the coding sequence ATGACCGCCGCACTCCAGATCAAGGGACTCCAGGCCTGGTACGGCGAATCGCACGTGCTGCACGGCGTCGACATGGTGGTGCAGCCCGGCGAGGTCGTCACGCTGCTCGGCCGCAACGGCGCCGGGCGCACCAGCACGCTGCGCGCCATCATGGGCCTGACCGGCACGCGCAAGGGCAGCATCGAGATCAACGGCAAAGAGACCATCGGCATGCCCACGCACCGCATCGCGCACCTGGGCATCGGCTATTGCCCGGAAGAGCGCGGCATCTTCGCCAGCCTCTCGGCGGAGGAAAACCTGATGCTGCCCCCGGCGCTCAAGGGGGCGGGGCAGGGCATGTCCGTGGCCGAGATCTACGACATGTTTCCCAACCTGGCCGAACGCCGCAACAGCCCGGGCACGCGGCTTTCGGGCGGGGAGCAGCAGATGCTCGCGGTCGCGCGCATCCTGCGCACCGGCGCCAAGCTGCTGCTGCTCGACGAGATTTCCGAAGGCCTGGCGCCGGTCATCGTGCAGGCGCTCGCCCGGATGATCCACACCCTGCGTGCCAAGGGCTACACCATCGTGATGGTGGAGCAGAACTTCCGCTTCGCCGCGCCGCTGGCCGACCGCTTCTACGTGATGGAACACGGCCGCATGGTCGAGGCCTTCGGCGCCAAGGAACTCGACGCCAAGATGCCCGTGCTCAGCGAGCTGCTGGGCGTGTAG